In Methanocella paludicola SANAE, the sequence CGCGCCCAGCCTCTTGGAGATCTCGTGGTGCAGCCTCGAGACCGGTATTTCCATCGGGCAGACGTCCTCACAGTTACCGCAGTTGATGCAGTCCGTGCCGAGCGCCGCGGCCCTCGCGAAGTGGTATGCCATCGCGGGCGGCAGCAGGCCGGTGCCTTCGTAGGGCATGATCTTCTGGTCCAGGTCGAAGATGACCGGACAGTGGACCGTGCAGCCTCTGCACTTGATGCACTTGCTATACTGCTTCGCCCAGTAGGAGGAGTCCATCGCGGCCTGCGTGAACTGCTTCTTCTGGTGCTTCGCGGCCAGCTTCACCATGGCGCCGTCCGTCTTCTCACGGATCTCAAGGCCCTTCGGGTCCGGTGCCTGGGTGTTGAGCACTTTGGCGTTGATGACGCCGTCCATGAGCTTCGCGCCCTTCTCGCTGCAGACCTCCACGAAGGTGGCCTTGCCGGCGAGCGGGCCGATGACGCCCCAGTTACCGCATGCCAGGTCCGCCATGCGCGGGATCTTGATGTCGCAGCGCTGGCAGTTCATGCGCCTTCCGACGCCCTGGTCCTCGAGCTCGTCGATCTTGATCTCCTTGTGCTCGTGGTTCTTGTTGACCACGATGAACTTGCCGGCGGCGATCTCTTCCTTGATGACCTCGTCCGGGTTCATGCCGTAGAACTTGGAGATCATCTCGCGGGCCGCCACGGGCCTCATCGTGCCGCCGCAGTTCAGGCCGATCATGAGGATGTTATCCCTGTTGACCTTGCCCCTCTTCGCGGCCGCCAGGATGGAGCGGGCGTCGCACTGCTTGACCGGGACGGCGATCTTCATGTTCTTCGCGCCCTCCAGGTACTGCACCAGGAACTTGCCGATGTTGGTCGGGGCGCAGTGTAGCGAGCCGGCGGACTTGATGATGTCCTCGGGCTTCGTGATCAGCGTGGGAACGCCGTCATAGAGGTCGGCTCCGCGCACGATCGCTAATACTGCATCGACAGTCTTGCTCTCGAGGGCGTACTTCAGCAGGGTAGTGACGGCGCCGCCGCACTCGCCCTTCGCCTTAATGTCCTCGTTATTCGCCCACGCGTAGAATGTATCCTTGACTTTGACCATGTTAGTACCCCCTCGCCTTGACAGCGGCCTTTATCGGCGCCGCCGGTGCTGCTCCCGCAGGCTTCTTCTCGACCGGCACGACCTCGACCTTGCACGAGCATACCTTCAGCTCGGGCATCTTCGCGAACGGGTCCAGCGCGTCGATCGTCAGCTTGT encodes:
- a CDS encoding Coenzyme F420 hydrogenase/dehydrogenase, beta subunit C-terminal domain, whose protein sequence is MVKVKDTFYAWANNEDIKAKGECGGAVTTLLKYALESKTVDAVLAIVRGADLYDGVPTLITKPEDIIKSAGSLHCAPTNIGKFLVQYLEGAKNMKIAVPVKQCDARSILAAAKRGKVNRDNILMIGLNCGGTMRPVAAREMISKFYGMNPDEVIKEEIAAGKFIVVNKNHEHKEIKIDELEDQGVGRRMNCQRCDIKIPRMADLACGNWGVIGPLAGKATFVEVCSEKGAKLMDGVINAKVLNTQAPDPKGLEIREKTDGAMVKLAAKHQKKQFTQAAMDSSYWAKQYSKCIKCRGCTVHCPVIFDLDQKIMPYEGTGLLPPAMAYHFARAAALGTDCINCGNCEDVCPMEIPVSRLHHEISKRLGAEIR